CCCTGGAGCGCTGCTCCTGCATCAACATCGCCACCGACGACGACCGCGACGAGGACAACGACGTGCCGCTGATGCACGACGACGGCAACAACGTGGTGCGAGAAGGTGGAGGGAGCGGGGTGGGTGGGCGGAGGAGGGGAGGAAAGGGAAAGAGCAGCAGTGGCCGTGGGAGCTTCGACGGGGTACATGGATGACAAGTAGAAGAAGCTGAGCTGGTCGAGGCTATATCAGATGCTTTGTGTTGTATGCGTCTTCTTCCTTTGGTTTTGTTCACGTCGTGTTTCTATCCTCTGTTCATGTGAGTTATAAGGGTCCAAAAAGGATAGGCACTTCAATCTTTGTCATGTCTTTCACTTGCTATTCTTCAATCATTCTTTCACACCAAAATTTCTAATGTTTCATATATACTTCCATCGGATCATTAAGATCTTCCACATATACCAAAAAATCATATTAACCACTTCTAAGTATTATTaacattaattaatttaaatttaaaatataaaaaatatcatttatatatttttattaataaagttCTAAAAGcttattttacatatatatatatatatatatatatatatatatatatatatatatatatagtgagtgagtgagagagagagaggcaatagCTTTAGTTGATGATTGTCCATTAAGATCTACTTATCATCATTGAAAAAATTTGATAAATTGGTTTTAGAAACACATTCAGCAACAAAAGTCCAAAAATGATGATTTGGCCTTCCAAACTTTGAAGAGTTAATAACTAAAGCTGAGACCACATTTCTATTTATGTTGAGATAAATTAATGGTTATCTCACATAAAACCATATTTCTTATTGTACAATTGATTAGTCTTATAAGAAAATCATGTGTGTAGTTTaatatatcgaaaaaaattaaaatataaaaattaaaactatTCTTAATATGTAACTAATGCCATATCATATCATAAGATAGTTTTCATTACTCtcaaatgaaaatataataactaTCACAATGTCTTTGACCTCTTATAAGTAAACTTAATGTACGCAATTACTAGGCAATGCCGTTGACTTCCACGTTTAGAGGCTTCTTAATTGCTTATCGATGCAAACTCTCCTTCAAATAAGAACTTGTGGTTTGGGTATGAGTTCCCTCATATACTAACTCATCTtgcaaaactcatctcaaatgctATTTCTCCATCAATTCTGCCATAATTCTGGGTCATGGTCTTGAGTTCTTTGCCACTCATGCACCTATATGATTACAACCATCAATTCCATCAACCTCAGTGGCAACATTCCACCTCAATCACATCAGAGTTGACTAgaagtttcaaaatatttttctttctgttttgATGAAGATttcattaaaattaataatgGTATCCATGCCACATATCTTATCCTTTCTACTCATCAAATACCTCAAAATTCTCTCTACATGGAATGAAATGTTGATAACATAGTCTAAtcttattgttgttattattattttgatgcatattttAGCCATCTATATTCTAAAAACAAAGAGAAGTTCCTATTACACTTGAGACTATGATTAAGATtcaaattcctttcaaatcttaaTATTGAAGAGTCTCTCACCatcttattattgttgttattattattattattatttcgatGCATATTTTTGGCCATCCATATTCTCAAAACAAAGAGAAGTTCCTATATAACACTTGAGAATATAAACTCTCATGAGATCATCGCTTTCTTCATGTCACTTGTCCAAGAGTCTTGACCTACTCGTACTCCTTTCCACTTGCGCCACCATCGCTGCACTTTATCAACTCCAACAAGACAATAAGTTAATGAAAGTGGATTATGCAGATCGAATGTAGGCATCAATCAAGAAAAAAGGAcggggaaaagaagaaaaagaggaggtCTACTGAACTCCTTGCTTCGTGTCCTTTTGACAATGGAAAAGCTTGTCGGGCATATTGGTTTGGACATGATCTAAATCCAAGAGGCCATTGGAGTGATGAAGTGCATGCGTTGTGAGCTACGGGCCCCTACATTAGGTTCATGCACGCAGATGGCTAATCTTGCCCAAGTTATGCTAGTCCATTGTGGCATCACATGCTTGTGCAACTACATGTACCTCAAAATGATTTGACATGTCTACTATGGTATCACATTTTGGGCAATCATAATAGCAAATCCATTATGATTGTTGGGAACCTGAAATTGTAAGTCAGTTTATCTAGATTTCTATCTatattattttgataatttaattgattatatTTATGCTATGTGCTTACATCTAAATGTATATAAAAAGGATTAGAGATTGAAATATAATTGATCTTTTCATGGGCGGATATCTTCCCCATAGAATCTCTACAAATAGAGAACTTCTAATTGAAAGTTCAGCAATGATATTTCAGAGAACTTCTTATTTCTTTGATGTTAGCTAATATAAGTACAAGATTATGGATATGCACATTAGAAGCCAACTGCATTGTATCATTGCAGATCAGTTCATAAGCTCATAAAAATGGTATATATAAGTGATCTTACACTTTTCTCAAGCTCTACCTAATTCCATTTACTTTTCTTTTTTCCACCTAACTCATCTTAATTGCATGTGTCATTGAGATACCTAATGCATTCATTTACACCCACTTGTTTTTTAGGCCACTTGTCATGTAGTTTATTTAATTCATTATAATAAGAAGCAAAAGTATAGTTTTAAAGATTacatatatgatgattttttctTTATACAAAGATGAGATTTAAGTCCATAATCTtacgataaaatatcaaattcttTATTAAACTAATATGACCGacatcttcatatatatatatatatatatatatatatatatatgatttatttatatatgataagcacttaaATGCCACACACCTTATGGAATTATCTTATACTTTGCCCACTTGTAAAGCTTATCATTGATTGCAGGTGATTCCATGAAAACTACAAGAAATCCAAGAGAGATTCTCTAACCTGAAGGTCAACTTCCCTGCATGCTTTCATGAGTAGAAGTCATCAGATCTTTAACCTTTTCCAGCTCATTTCACTGCTCCATTGTGAGCCACTGACCTTCTTTCTTCCCATGCATCTTTTACTTGGAATCCCCCATTGACCAGAAAAGGTATTTACATCAATGGAAGCTAAGACAGAAAGAAAGCTCTCTTCTACTATCTTGTCACATTTGCATGGTTGTCGTCAAAGACGATTACGTGCAACAATGCCATACCCTTCCCTCGACATTTCGAGGCTTCAACAGATAGCTTCTTTCCAAAAGTCTTCGGCAACCCACTTGTGTGCTGTTGCCTTTACAACGTGGACTCAACCCATGGACACGTCACTCGAAAGGACTTGGAAAGCTAAGACGAAACATCTCCAATCCAGTAAAGCTGTGTGAGCATGTAGTGACAATTGTTTTCCATTGGCAGGTGGGATGAACCTGGCTGATCTGCTTCAGCTTTGCAGGCTTCTCCTTCTTTATGTTCATGGTCTCTTTCCCTGAAACAGGCATGGTTGTTGGCTTCATGCATTCTTCCTGCAACTGTTCCTGTAACATGGACTCAGTGTGGACGAGACATGGTCGGGCAACATTTGCAGAGAAAAGAGAGGACATACCATGATCTGCAATGCGTTGTGGGCGAAAGCAAAGGTTTCCTtgtgaccaccaccaccaccaccaccaccaccatcaccagaAGCTTGCCATGTTCAAAGAACTAAAAAGAAGACAAAGGGAAAACATGAAAGAGGAAATCATGGACAGGTCTCTCCGAATCTTTCCTCTTGATCTTGTGATGCCCACTGCCCATGAATCCATTTTTGTATTGTGTAGGTCTCCCTAGAATTAGAAGACGCAAGCTTTTGTCTCTCACATTCTGAGATACACCAGCAACCTTTTTTCTAGGGTTAGGGCAGTGCAAATCTTCTGGATGGACCATTCTAGCTATCAAAATACCTAAACCAAAGTACATCTTTAGCTTCATGTGGGTTTGGTGATTTGGCCATTACAGGGTTTTATAGTTAGCCATCCTCTTAGATGCTCTTGGGTGTATGAATTGGAAAACTTTGAATCGTAACATTCTTTTACATACTAAATAAATACATATAAGCTTGTTATTAGTGTAGAAATTGTgagcataaaaaaatcataatatgttgCTATTACATAGAAAAACTTTAATGCTAGAATTAAgatcaaataacaatatatcagATTTTCGATGTATAGCTTTGGAtgttaattagaaaaaaaaactttatttgatttgtaagaacATCGTCATCGAATTCTAAAACTATAGCTATATCGATAAATAAAGAGAACTAGACTCATCTTCTCCTCTCTTACTTTCCTTCGTAGGATTACAATGATCGATAGATCAGAAACAATGGAGGATGAGAAAATAACTATTACATAATCACGTCTCCTGTTCTCGAGATCCTGTCTATTTATCAGCAAAAGCAAAATATCTATGATAAGTAATATGATAGTTTTTCCTATTATAATTTGACTTCTTTTCTACTTACTAATAACTAtcaatcaaattcaatcatatatataatatatcttacttaattagatattaccatataatttaacaaaaatcaCCAAAATATGATGATAGCTTGATTGATAACACAAAGTCAAATGGAAGCTTTGGTGACCAAGGGCTAAATATTGCTTATACTTACCTAGCCATGCATAGATTAGGTTAGAGAGTATCTCCAATCTAGTCTAGGACATCTATCAGTAAGTGATTGATGATCTAAGTTTGAGATAGGTATCTAGAATGATGCTTGTGGTTCTTTCAATATTGAAGTAAACTAGAACTCCCCCATCTAGATTTGATCATCTTTACTGCAGCACTATCTATTCCATAACATCAACTATGATGCCAATCCCTAATGTCTCAACAATATGGAGTGCATTATATGGATCCTTTCCAACATTTAAGATTTGTACGAGCTAATATCTTTGGTTAAATAAAAAACATTTAAATATCTATTTATCATCTATTGTGAATCTGCCTTATCCAACCAATATCCCTCCTCACACTAATAAAATTAATTGACTAGTTTCATCTCACCACATAATTTTGTTATTTTCCTTTGTCCTCGACATAAAGCATGATTGAGCCGGTAAtcatcgtatatatatatatgtatatatttttatccAAGAGACATCCGATTATTAATATACAAAACTTACCACATCCTTCATTTTATTTGccgtatttattattattattattattattattattattattattatatatatatatatatatatatatatatatatttatatatatatatcttagttAATTTAGCTGCAGGAGTCCGATCTCATTCCACGATTAAATAGCACCTACGTTCCTAAACTCTAAACGTCAAACCCTAAATCCAACCCCCTTGTTTTCTTGGTCATTAAGCTAACTTCTCATCGGGTCCCATCATCGCATCCCCACGCCGTCACGCGGTTCTCCACGGAATAAGAACTCGTCGCACCTACTTTTTCTATGCGCCACACTTCATCCACCATCGATTCATCCAACTTTCAGAAATCAACGGCAGATATCTACTGGTCGCATCCGGACAAGTATGCGAGCATAAGCTTTCATCCACCACCGGAGCCGAGTGCGCCCTGACTCACGAGTCCACGCTCACCCGCCGCGCACACCACAAACCGCCAACCACCTTCCTCCACGTCACCCCTCAAACCGAATCAGTGGGGCCCGCCGGTTCCCCCCCTCGCCTTCTCCGCCGCCTTTAAATACCGCTCCCCGCCTCCGCCTTTCTTCCCTTTTCTCCCTCCCTTCTCTCTCCATCACCCGCTACGCTCGACGTCGCCATGCTGCTGCCCGTCGACGACCACTTCCCCCCCCTCGACCTCTCCTGGCTCGACCCCGAGCCGACCGCCTGCCCCTCCCTGTCCCCGGTCGAGCAGCGGAGGCTACGCCGGAAGATCTCCAACCGCGAGTCCGCCCGCCGGTGCCGGATGCGAAAACAGCGCCACCTCGGGGAGCTCCGTGCTGAGTCCTCCCGGCTCCGCGACGAGAACCGGGAGCTGGCGAGCCGGGTTCGCACCCTGGCTCAACAAACCCTGCTCCTCCGCCGGGCGAACGGCCGGCTTCTCGCCGAGTCCTCCGCCCTCCGCTTGAGGCTCACCGAACTCCGCCGGCTGGTCCTCCTCCGGCAACTGTTGACTCACGGCGGCTTTGGTTGTTTGGGATACGAGCAGGAGTTAGCGTCGCTGATCGCGTGAACTGGCGGAACTGGGAAGTTTCTGGACCGGGTCCCCTTTTTATATGCGGTGGACATTGGCGGGTGTTGTTTTGGGTGGAAGTTCCCGTGTGTAAATTACTAATTCATAATTTACCTTTTCGGGTCTAacgtttaataaataaataaataaacaaagtgGAATCCACTTTAATTAATATTTACGCATCGGCGTCGCGCATCGCGGCGTTCTCTAACTGCCTCAAGATTCGTAATGTATTGATGGACGACGATCGTTGCATAATCAAGAGAACACACGAATCGTCATAAAAATTTCCCCGACGGTCGGGTCTGGAACGCACGAATCTCGAAGCAACGCTTTTCTCCCATGGGACTTCAAagcaacacataaaaaaaaaggaaggatggTGCGCATGATGTAGTGGAATCGATCTTTCTTCGACAGCTAGATCTAATGGAATTGATTGGTTTGTCGTGAGATGAGCAAAGCCGACGGCGATCTGACGTCGGTACATATTTAATGGATCGCTCACGTATCGAGCTCGGTGCGTCGAGCGTCCAAAGAAGGGATGACGCTGGCGGTGACGGTGACCGCCTAAAGCTGCGAAGCGTAGAAAtgagaccgagagagagagacggagtgACGTGCGTTGATCCATTTCTTTCTAAAGCTGCTTTTGACGGCAGTGTGAGTTAAAGCTTCTGCAAACTTTTTCTTTAATCTTGGTAATGAATCTTTATTCTACTCTTAGTGacatctgctctctctctctctctttctctcggatatcttcttctttatatcaGCAAGTTAGGGTCAACGTCCACAGCTTTAGCGTGGAGGTAATGGAGGAGAGACAGTGTTCAGTAAAGAAGGGTGAGGGGCGAAAGGTCGAAAGACGGGAGGAGGTGGAGCTGCCTGTGATACATCAGCGTTATGCAAGTCATGCATGAGCAAGCAAGACAAAGAAGATGGGCACGTCAACCATGGATTAAGATTCCAGGATAAAACGAGAGGAGTTGAACGTGCTGTTCGCAATATTCTTGATGGAGAGGATGAGATATTATGCTGATAAAAGCAAGCTCAAATATTCCTTATCATCCAAAAACATTCTAAAGCACGGCCGACACCGAAAGCAGCTTCTTCGAATTGTTGGAACAGTATTTGTTGAAGGCGTTTGGTTACTGATTTCTCGACCTTACAACTTTGGGGAAAAGAAGTTCTCAATTGCTTTCTCAATCCACTCCTTCCTTTACTCATCTTATTCTTCGTGTATTCAACTCTCTTCTTCTATCTCTTATCCCATATCTCAATCTCTATCATACATATTTTTTTCTTGTCATGTTGATCGGCTCTCTGtattcttaaatatttttcttttttttcatgtgTTTTCAGTTTTCTTGGTTTCTCTTCTAATCTTCCTTAAAGATtcctaaaagaaaaaataatcatgatataatgtaGACTATTATTTCAACTTAGATTCCTCTTTTGTGCTAAGAAATTCAATCGGCTATTATATTATTGCACAAGTGATATATTTCAAGTTCTAAGTTCAAGTAAAAGTgtcatatattatttaatatatttattttttatttttaaatttttttttgcatATCAAGATAATTTAAACCTCCCCGATCCTAAGACTAATCAAAGTTAATTTATTAATTACAATAGAAAATAAATCTCATAATAGATTATATAGATGGTATAAGGCTTTTTGTCAAAATTTCTTCCTCGTAAatcaaaaagaggaagaaaaatatttttcctttAGAATTGAGCTAATGAGTtcagaataataaatatatattgaagTTAGTGAAAATACACTAAGTTAACAAATTTTTTCTCTGGACCTAGAAAACTCGACCCAAAAGATATGAGACCCTAAATGCTCCTATGTCAAATGGGTTGAACGACATGCTTCAAACCTCTTTGTAAAAGCTTTGAAGTATATCTTCGGAGGGTGGGACAAATGATATGAAATATTCTAGTAATCAATCCCTTCCTGCCAATTAGTTGCCATAAGGGTGCTGATGTAGAAAATAAAGGCCTAGTCACATCCGACAGGACAATGACATAAAGATAACTTAGTTTATTGGCCCCGTGAACAATAGTCCATAAGAGGCCATTATGCTAGTCTTGTCAGCCTCCGTGGACAGTTGTCTATAAGCGACTGTTGGGGTCCTCCCTCTCCCACTCTCCTCGGTCGACTCTTGTAAATAAAACGTTATAAGGGACATGTTATGATTATTACATATTTATTGCCTTCATGGACAGAATGCTAGAGGGAAGGTATTACGATTGTCACATGTGATTTTCGATTATGAGGCAAGGCTTTACAATCATTATAGGTGATTTCCTCGACTAGACGAGTATAAAAGTCGACTCGACGCCAACCTAAAGGTCGGATCTCCCAGAGAATAACTCTTTTATACTACATATCTCCCCAAATCTAACTTAAGTATTAGAGAGATCGGGTCGAGAAACACCCCCCAATATTAACCTTTGTACGAGAATCTATCAACGAGTCAGATTTTACGTGGGCCCAATCTCGAGCTCACATCAAACACTTAGACTCCACCTGAAAGATCACCTTAGAGTCGTCTCACATGCTTCGGGGTCTGATCAACCATCTCATAGGACTACCATATGGGTTTCTCAAACACCCTTGTGCCTTCGAGTCCAAATTGAATCGGATTGACATACAGTCTACGATTTGCTCTTCACAACACCCTCCAATAATCTTATTATGAGATATTATGGGAGTATTGGAAACGAAAATTTTACCATATCTTTCGCCCCAAAAGCCTTTGCATGCACATTAAActgtgtatacaaatatatatatgaacaaattAGAGGTCAACTATTGTTGCGGTCTCAGCATTCTTCGCATGCATATATATCCCAACTTTACGACGACTGCTTATTTTCCAAAGGATTCAAACGCACGTAATCTCCTAAGAATGTGTTCGAGTGGTCTCACTGACTCACGCAAGAAAAGTGGCTTTAGAATGGATTGACCTAGCTGATGTGTAGGATGGTCCTGTGACGGAGATTTCACGTGATTCGTGCATTTTCTTAGGGCTTATCCTAAAAGTTTTGGGACTCTTCCATCTGCTTTGTGATCGAGTGGACACTATGACTGTTGCCAACTATGTTTACTCTCTGATTCCTTTACATTTTTTGTGCATGCAAAAAAGCATTGCTGTGAAATAGAAAAGGAGGATAATGACTTCATGGGATAGGTAGAAGTTAGATTACCATATGGATAGGAAAAATGGAGAGAAaacgagaggaaggagaagagggaaactagaagaagaagagaagagaagaggagtggagaggagaggagagctaaaaaatataaatcaattcaaaaaaataaaactataattATTTTTAGAAATGTTTTATTAGATCTGTGGTTCCATTGATTGAGTCATCAGTTTGCAATGTTAAGTTGATGATGACCAGTTTGATTTTGATAACTATGATCGTGTGAGTGTGACACGCACATCTCGAATGATAAAACACATTACAATAAGCTTTTGTTGGGTAGGAAACTAAGCAATAAATGAAGTTTTATAGCACTTCTAAGTTCATTTTCCTAATAAATTTTATTCTACAGTTTTCTATAAAATAAGCATTATTTTAAGAAAGAGTTTATTTGATCCATTATTTTAGCCTTCTAATCTATTGTGATTGTTCTTATGTATCGCTTAACCTATTTGCTAACTACACAATAATAGAGTATTAGTGATTAAGACATTTGCAGTCTTGAGGTCACAAAGATTGGATCCTTTGGCAAATGTTTAGTATGCACACTTTATGATACTTGAATTAAAGGagtaattttttgataaaaaaatagaaaactttTATGGATATATGACTGAAACACCATTTTCCAGTATAATTATCACATTTTATTTGCTCAAGAAtttttagtttatatatatatatatatatatatatattcccttgCAGAGGAACAGGCGGAATTGTTGGCCGCATCGAAATCAACGCTGACCCGTAATTCCCTCAAAATGCAATTCTCTGAGTTCTCTAACCAAACAGATGGTGGGCATTCCGAAGCCTCTGTGACGAACGCACACAGAGAAGTCTCCTGATCAAACGAGAGAGTTCGAACATTCAAAATGCAATTCTCTGAGTTCTCAAACCAAACAGATGGTGGGCATTCCAAAGCCTCTGAGACGAACGCGCACAAAGAAGTCTCCTGATCAAACGAGAGAGTTCGAACATCTAATTTTGCAAGCCAAATAAACAACACCAAAGGCAACATAAAGATAACCAAAGTTACATAACGTAAATTAGCACACAAGTCTCATCATCCATGGATGATGAGGACGACAGTAGCAACGCAGGCTTTATGCATCTGGAATCCAACCGCATACCAAATCCAAACGATCGTTTGGGGCAACAGCGAGGGGCGGATCAATGGATGGTGCAGGTGGACGAAGAGGAGGGATTCTTGTCTGCCGCTTTGTCATCGACGACGGCGCCACCGCCGGAAGACTGGGCGAGCTTCACGCCCGGCCAGTCCCGGCACATGCAGTGCTGCCCCTCGGCGATCCGCTGGTGGACGGACGCGACGTGGCGGCCGCAGCCTCCCCAGGTGGTCTTCCCGCACTTGCCACACTTCACCTCGTAGCACATCCTTGCCCTGTCTCCGATCTCTGCACAAGAACACTTCCCTCAAAGCTAAGATATGCTCTCCATCCCCGATGGACGACCAATTTATAGCATTTCAACCATAAAAGACGGAATGCTAGCGTCAGTGGTTCGGTGATCCTTAATATCCATGTACCTTGTGAACAACAAGCGGTGGATTCAACGCCACGATTTGTCCGTCGCCTAAGCCGCCGACAAGGAATTAAGACGAGAAACAGCAGATTCTCTTTCACGGGGCGGATTCACATTTTGGGCAACAAAGCTTCATGTCCTTCACTTGGAAGAGCCTTTGTCCTGTAACAGTGATTTCGACCTTCTATCAATGGGCCGTACTCCATGTACAGTGGAATGTGTTTTAATGCACCGCCAATGTCGTTACCAAGGTTTTAATACCCATTCACCATTTCTTCTACCTCAAGGAGTCGAACCGGCGTATCAACGATCGAAGCGTAGGTTTAACCGTAAAAATACAAATATGATCACATGTTATGtttaaaaatagagctaaaaagtatcttatcccgATTTTCTGatggtactatcgcttgtagTATGACACTGAgcaatactaccacctgacagagctcggtcttagctcggagaccgagctctgacggtgccaccgcttgacaggggtggtaccatcgctatcAGCAatgctggcgataccaccgcttagaTCATCTGAGAGACTgggttgttaagatcaagagcactaagagggaggggaggggtgaattagtgcagcggaaaactttcgatgtttaaaactgcgttcgtacgatgaaatcgtttccgacgtaaaaccgttttcggatgtttaagactgcgttcgtacgatgaaaggcgtgtagcaaaagtaaagaggaagtaaagcacatatggaggtttgcaataaggtaagcagtaaaaataaatgcaaaccagagagcaccacaattttagagtggttcggtcaatcttgatctacatccacttttggcttcccccTCCGACGAAgttaccgatgtccactagaggccttccttcaataggcgaaggccaaccacccttttaaagtttcactcattttgatgggcttaggagacaacccttacagtaatttctctcatctcttgaaagataaaaacttggaagaaaagagagaggaaaacttctagcctttacaacacttttgagctctaaaaatcacagagtaagattggattttcggtgtcttttggttgccctttcattgctacaagggtggggtatttataggcccccaaccagtttgaattccgagctcaaaactgtcatctctcggaattctagggtctggcggttgcaccgcctggcagagctcagagactgagcctctaagcggtgccaccgcctgacaggggcggttgcatcgcccaatctcgctcggagactaagcccaagcggtgccaccgcttgacctgggcggttgcaccgcccagctttcctgggagaccatctcttgggcggtgccaccgtcgaccctggcggtgccaccgcctggcaggaattctagtctgaatgggttgatccattcgacccaatttgggtctgtcaagggcccaattgccccatgattaagttaatgggatcacctctcattcctaacttaatctacatgctaactacgatatttcttaagacatttactacaacttgttccggtgcgtcaatcgcttcttccgacgaaccttcggcgatgctccgacggacttccggcaaactcctggacttgcgatgatccacttgccgAGTttcgacgagtttctttggcaagctcctggacttctcggatttgttcccgcagaacctccgacgaccgtccggacttccgtcgaactctcgaactcccaacgtgatcatagtcttgactccggcgcaactcctgctgcatgtcttacttctatagtagttaatcctacacatataaaacaaaacttcgatcgagacaattaatcctaagcaattaaccaagttgtccggcatgtcattggtccctcgacgcttcgtcctctcctgcggcctattgcccaatcggctagttgactctgtaattccgatattcttggcacaatacccgctcttcttggcccgatgcccgagtccacggcccgaaatcttctgtcgatacgttgac
This Musa acuminata AAA Group cultivar baxijiao chromosome BXJ1-2, Cavendish_Baxijiao_AAA, whole genome shotgun sequence DNA region includes the following protein-coding sequences:
- the LOC135613160 gene encoding basic leucine zipper 4-like, with protein sequence MLLPVDDHFPPLDLSWLDPEPTACPSLSPVEQRRLRRKISNRESARRCRMRKQRHLGELRAESSRLRDENRELASRVRTLAQQTLLLRRANGRLLAESSALRLRLTELRRLVLLRQLLTHGGFGCLGYEQELASLIA